A genomic region of Deltaproteobacteria bacterium contains the following coding sequences:
- the hemC gene encoding hydroxymethylbilane synthase, producing MKSNLKIGTRGSGLALTQTNWVAGLVRERFPELNVEIVVIKTTGDVMQDVSLVQIGGKGVFVKEIEEALLNGRIDLAVHSMKDVPAEIPADLEIAITPEREDPRDVLISRGNTQVEAMPRGARIGTGSLRRGYQLLNSLPDIKIVPLRGNLDTRINKIEMDNLAGVIVAASGLKRMGWAGRVSQYLSVEFMLPAVGQGVLGLELRSQDNETREVSAFLNNETTWLEVGAERAFLKRLGGGCQLPIAAYGKIQGNQLLVRGLVGGMDGRVMLRDEVSGTPTSNQELGEELADKILARGGRELLDEVAKNCLR from the coding sequence ATTAAAAGCAACTTGAAAATAGGGACGCGCGGCAGCGGCTTGGCGCTTACCCAGACGAACTGGGTGGCCGGCCTGGTCAGGGAACGCTTTCCCGAGCTTAATGTTGAGATTGTGGTGATCAAGACCACGGGCGACGTCATGCAGGATGTTTCCCTCGTTCAGATCGGCGGGAAAGGCGTCTTCGTCAAAGAGATAGAAGAGGCCCTCTTAAACGGCCGGATTGATCTGGCGGTCCACAGCATGAAGGATGTGCCGGCGGAAATCCCCGCTGACCTCGAGATTGCGATTACACCCGAACGGGAAGACCCGCGGGATGTGCTTATCTCGCGGGGAAACACCCAAGTGGAAGCGATGCCCAGGGGCGCCCGTATCGGGACAGGGTCGTTGCGCCGTGGTTATCAGTTGCTCAATTCACTTCCCGACATAAAGATAGTCCCCTTGCGGGGCAATCTGGACACCCGCATCAATAAGATCGAGATGGACAATCTGGCCGGCGTGATTGTTGCGGCCTCGGGATTAAAGAGGATGGGCTGGGCGGGGCGCGTTTCCCAGTATTTGTCCGTGGAATTCATGCTGCCGGCAGTGGGGCAGGGGGTGCTGGGGTTGGAATTGCGCTCTCAGGACAACGAGACGAGAGAAGTTTCCGCCTTCCTAAATAACGAAACAACCTGGCTGGAGGTAGGCGCGGAACGGGCTTTTTTAAAGCGACTGGGCGGCGGCTGCCAGTTGCCTATTGCCGCCTACGGGAAGATACAGGGCAATCAGCTCCTGGTGAGGGGATTGGTGGGCGGCATGGATGGCCGGGTGATGCTCAGAGACGAGGTGTCCGGGACGCCAACATCGAATCAGGAATTGGGTGAAGAATTGGCCGACAAGATATTGGCGCGGGGTGGACGGGAGCTGCTCGATGAGGTTGCCAAAAACTGCCTGCGTTAA
- the hemA gene encoding glutamyl-tRNA reductase, with translation MNIILIGMNHKTAPLEIREKLSLSCWKELDPVYELMKIAEVKEAMYLSTCNRVEVLADTTDAGCALTNLRSFIFNHGNLSTEEMERCLYVHADQDAVRHLFRVSSSLDSLVMGEPQILGQVKDAYHRAVEKNATGMVLNKLLHQAFRVAKRVRTETAIANNAVSVSYAAVELAKNIFGNLQGKTVLLIGAGEMSELAARHLTHHGVGKFLIANRTYAQALEMADTFQGQAVEFHDLATRLGEADIVISSTGATGYVINREMVVQALHGRKKNRLLFLIDIAVPRDIDPAAGEIDNAFLYNIDDLQEVVDDNLKSRRQEAEKAETIIEEEVDKCRAWMNSLLVVPTIVSLQQKVEGIVKGELDKSASWMNNLDVEAKKNVEVMAAAIVNKIIHDPITSLKDESQEDGLTSSLVMVRRLFKLDQD, from the coding sequence ATGAATATTATTCTCATCGGGATGAATCATAAAACGGCCCCTTTGGAAATCAGGGAAAAGCTGTCTCTTTCCTGCTGGAAAGAGCTTGATCCTGTTTACGAATTGATGAAGATTGCTGAGGTCAAAGAGGCGATGTATCTTTCCACGTGCAACCGGGTGGAGGTATTGGCCGATACGACGGATGCGGGATGCGCCCTGACCAATCTCAGGTCTTTTATTTTTAATCACGGCAACTTGTCAACGGAGGAAATGGAGCGGTGCCTCTATGTCCATGCCGATCAGGATGCCGTCAGGCACCTGTTCCGGGTTTCCTCCAGCCTTGATTCCCTGGTCATGGGCGAACCCCAGATACTTGGCCAGGTAAAGGACGCTTACCATCGCGCGGTGGAAAAAAACGCTACGGGCATGGTGCTGAACAAGTTGCTGCACCAGGCCTTCCGGGTGGCCAAAAGGGTGCGAACGGAGACGGCCATCGCCAATAATGCCGTCTCCGTAAGTTATGCCGCCGTGGAACTCGCGAAGAATATCTTCGGCAACTTGCAAGGAAAAACGGTACTGTTGATCGGGGCTGGTGAAATGTCCGAACTGGCCGCCCGTCATCTCACCCATCACGGCGTCGGCAAGTTTTTGATCGCCAATCGCACCTATGCGCAGGCACTGGAGATGGCCGATACCTTTCAAGGCCAGGCGGTTGAATTTCACGATCTGGCGACACGGCTCGGGGAAGCGGATATCGTCATCAGTTCCACGGGGGCGACCGGTTACGTGATCAACCGGGAAATGGTGGTCCAGGCCCTGCACGGCCGCAAAAAAAATCGTCTCCTTTTTCTGATAGATATCGCAGTTCCCAGGGACATTGATCCGGCGGCCGGTGAGATAGACAATGCCTTTCTCTACAACATTGACGACCTGCAGGAGGTTGTGGACGATAATCTCAAGAGTCGGCGTCAGGAAGCGGAAAAAGCGGAAACCATCATTGAGGAAGAGGTGGATAAATGCCGGGCCTGGATGAACAGCCTGCTGGTGGTGCCCACGATTGTTTCGCTGCAGCAAAAGGTGGAGGGCATTGTCAAGGGCGAATTGGATAAATCCGCTTCCTGGATGAATAATCTCGATGTCGAGGCTAAGAAAAACGTGGAGGTCATGGCGGCGGCCATCGTCAATAAAATTATCCACGATCCCATCACGAGCCTCAAGGATGAGAGCCAGGAAGACGGCTTGACGTCTTCTCTGGTGATGGTGCGGCGGCTTTTCAAGTTGGATCAGGATTAG
- the ccsA gene encoding cytochrome c biogenesis protein CcsA, whose translation MDLLFFKAALAAYFLSTVGYAISLLVKRMLVAKVSMWILFAAFLLQSIAFGFRCIATEGSPIHGIYDALALLAWIMTGVYLLFQFKTKTRILGAFVSPAAFLLMIIASVRLLDRVPIPAILQGTLVPLHVMLAVTGEAFFALASCAGAMYLVQDYLIKNKKGRSFSRLLPSLTDLDRINHICLLGGFPLLTLGVLVGSVWARTAWGSQWQWDPKQIWTLATWFLYAMLLHQRLMIGWRGHKAAWFSILAFLFLLFCVVLSRLSPTLHGFV comes from the coding sequence ATGGACCTTTTATTTTTTAAAGCAGCGCTGGCCGCCTACTTCTTGAGCACCGTTGGCTACGCCATCTCCCTTTTGGTAAAACGGATGCTGGTGGCCAAAGTGTCCATGTGGATACTTTTTGCCGCTTTCCTGCTCCAGAGCATAGCCTTCGGGTTCCGGTGCATCGCCACGGAAGGAAGTCCCATCCATGGCATTTACGATGCCTTGGCGCTGCTCGCCTGGATCATGACGGGCGTCTATCTTCTTTTCCAGTTTAAGACCAAAACTCGTATTCTGGGTGCTTTCGTGTCTCCGGCGGCTTTTTTGCTGATGATAATCGCCTCCGTGCGCCTGCTCGATCGTGTCCCCATTCCCGCCATATTACAGGGCACCCTGGTACCGCTGCACGTGATGCTGGCGGTAACGGGCGAAGCCTTTTTTGCGCTGGCCTCCTGCGCCGGCGCTATGTACCTTGTGCAGGACTACTTGATAAAAAATAAGAAAGGACGCAGTTTCAGCCGGCTGCTCCCCTCACTCACAGATCTGGATAGAATCAACCATATCTGCCTGCTGGGAGGATTTCCGTTGCTGACGCTGGGAGTTTTGGTGGGCTCAGTCTGGGCGCGGACCGCCTGGGGGAGCCAATGGCAGTGGGATCCCAAGCAGATATGGACCCTGGCGACCTGGTTTTTGTATGCCATGCTGCTGCATCAGAGACTTATGATCGGTTGGAGAGGACATAAAGCGGCCTGGTTTTCCATCCTGGCCTTTCTTTTTCTCCTTTTCTGTGTCGTTTTGAGCCGGCTCTCACCCACACTCCATGGCTTTGTTTAA
- the prmA gene encoding 50S ribosomal protein L11 methyltransferase, whose protein sequence is MAEKTTAEEWVRVDLAADPELTDALANFMTEIGAAGVCEEALMPLAEEAEEAVHYETLTAYFPWENKETVIASLETYLDGLSHLFPATQKPTLTIKDIIAPDWGEEWKKYFHPFRIGKKFVVKPTWEPYQPVAGDIVIEIDPGMAFGTGQHHSTAMCLEAMEDLLQNKVSSREVLDVGTGTGILGIAAARLGAEKVVCLDIDDQAVAIAGANAILNQVAEIMEIRNRPLDSLRHKFNLILANLTAKTLLELYANLESLLTPGGYLVISGIIGKQSPEIENCFSKPPLSLWRIIKSEEWRCYVYMKIPPSPPLPKGG, encoded by the coding sequence TTGGCTGAAAAAACTACAGCGGAAGAATGGGTACGCGTTGATTTAGCGGCGGACCCCGAGCTGACGGATGCCCTTGCCAATTTTATGACCGAGATCGGCGCCGCAGGCGTCTGCGAGGAGGCCCTGATGCCCCTTGCCGAGGAAGCTGAGGAGGCAGTGCATTACGAAACTCTGACCGCCTATTTTCCCTGGGAAAACAAGGAAACCGTCATTGCCTCCCTGGAAACCTATCTCGACGGCCTTAGCCACCTCTTCCCCGCAACCCAAAAACCCACCTTGACGATAAAAGACATCATCGCCCCCGATTGGGGAGAGGAGTGGAAAAAATACTTTCATCCTTTCCGTATCGGTAAAAAGTTCGTCGTCAAACCGACCTGGGAGCCCTACCAACCCGTCGCCGGCGATATTGTGATCGAAATAGATCCGGGCATGGCCTTCGGCACAGGCCAGCATCACTCCACGGCGATGTGCCTGGAGGCCATGGAAGACCTCTTGCAAAATAAGGTTTCATCCCGGGAAGTTCTCGACGTGGGTACGGGCACAGGCATCCTGGGCATCGCTGCCGCCCGGCTGGGTGCGGAGAAGGTGGTCTGTCTGGACATTGATGATCAAGCCGTGGCTATCGCCGGCGCTAATGCCATCCTGAATCAGGTGGCAGAAATAATGGAGATCCGCAACCGCCCCCTCGACTCTCTCCGGCACAAATTTAATCTTATTCTGGCCAATCTCACGGCCAAAACGCTGCTGGAGCTTTATGCCAATCTGGAGTCGCTGCTGACGCCGGGCGGTTATTTGGTCATCTCCGGCATTATTGGTAAACAGAGCCCGGAAATTGAGAATTGCTTTTCCAAACCGCCGCTTAGCCTCTGGCGCATTATAAAAAGCGAAGAGTGGCGGTGCTACGTTTATATGAAAATCCCCCCATCCCCCCCTTTACCAAAGGGGGGTTAA